ctgtatctgCTTGTATACCAATTTCCCCCACCCTTTGTCAGATTActctagatcaggggtgtcaaactcattttaggtcacgggccggattgagcaaaatgcagcttcatgcgggccggatcagtcagacgcgtgcgaacgcagctttcgttgcctccgttttttcagcctgctctcatgtgtctcagtctctgctataactacaaagtgtttcactttacaaattccgtttcttatgaagaagactgccgaataaacactaaaaaccctgaaaacctggtacctgaataaactcagcattagccatatcatacgccataggcgcttcgattactggggccagctttaatagtaattggatattatctcgcgggccaaagataattccaccgcgggccggatttggcccgcgggccttgagtttgacatatatgctctagataATCTTGCTATGTTGCTCTTGGAATGTTAAACATGTAAAAACTTGTAAATTTGCTTTTGGCTCTATTTTTACAGCCAGAACCTAAATGGCGTAAGATTCTAGGAGTCAAAGTAAAGTTGAAAATGAGATGCTTTCAAATTGCTTTAAGAAAATAAAATTGCAGAATTTGATAGCCAGAGATTGGTTCCCAGGTTGTAAATAAGGGGgcataatttaaggtgattggaggatagTGGGATGCCAGAAGTAAGTTTTTTGGTTTTGTTTGCACAGGGAttagtgggtatgtggaatgactgctaggggtggtgataaaggggacatttaagaaattcttaggtaggcacataatagatagagaaatggagggaagTGTTTGATCTTGGAGAAGGCTAAAAGGTCAGTGCAATATCATGGTCTAATAGGCCCGTATTATTCTATAAAATTGATTAAGTTAGGCTccagatgctgtctgaactgctAAGAATGtacagcattttgtttttgatAAATATTTCACAATGTATTTCAATGTTagctatgcattttgattttaaGAATGTAGATCTGAAAATGCAATTGTCTGTAGATTGCTGGACCAAATACATTTATTTGTTTACGTGCAATAACCTGACTGGTAACGTGGACTGTGGGTGATCCCTGAGGCAGTAGACAACTGAACGGGTGTTATTATTGTCATTACGAATTATAATGTAGATATGgatactttactgatcccaaaGAAAATTAGTGTCACAATAGCTTTACAAGTGCACaggtataaatattagaagaggtagaaagaataaagaaaaatacattACTACAAACACTCTAACAGGAGGgaatcatcacttccccggctataggttgactcattaaagAGCATCATGGTTGAGGGTAAGAAtagccaagatggcatgcagagggtgagaaacattatcCAGAATTACCTTGTTCCAccgcctccagtgtgtccagtttgactcctataacagaaccaTCCTTTCTAAtcggtttattgagcctgttggcatcacccatgttgatgccattgccccaataCACCACTGCATAGCAGATTGTACttgtgacaacagactggtagaacatgtgaaggagaggcctacatactaaaggacctcagtctcctcaggaagtagaggcaactctggcccttcttgtacacagcctccactcaagtctgtcatccaggtactTGGCAGGCTtactcttcctaaagtccatcaccatctccttatctGCTTTGTCTTACTGATATCTGCAGATGAtttagcttgcaccatttgactaAGTCCTCCAGCAGGGCCCTGTATTTGTCCTCCTGTCCTCTTTATACATCTGGCTATTGctaagtcatcagagaatttctgcagatgacacgaCTCAGTGTTGTAGCTAAAGtccagggtaaacaggaagggaactAGTACATCctctgtggggccccagtgctgcttatagccgtGTCTGATCCAcggctctgaagctgcacaaactgcaACATTAGAAACTGAAAGTTAATGCATTTGGCTTATCTTTTTTATAGATAATCAAAACCACCTTTTAATGGCAATACTGGTAAAGAAACGTCCTGAATAAAAACAATTCGAGACCCAGCTTTAGATGTCTTGCCTATGCTGTGCTAACAGTGATAACCAAATGCTGTGAACTGTTGAGCATCTTCAGAAGAATGTATTTAGATGTTTCTTCTTTGTGCTCCGCTTTATTTTAGCGTTTGATGTTTGATATACCAGTCTTCCACCCACTAGTGGATCCATCGACAGGAGAATTGGATGTAAAAAGAGCATTCACAAAATGGAGGTTAGTGCACTTAATTGTTTCCCATTATTCAGCATCTGACAAACTTTAGTCTCCTGTACTAATAGTTGAGTGGGATCCTGCTTCTGTGCCCTCAAATGAGCTCTGTTTGATATAAATTTTATAAATAAGCTGCAACAAGCAGGCGGACAAGTCAGTCAGGCTCGAGAATTATTAAACAGCAAAAGAGGAAATAAAGCACTTATTTTTAACAGTACAGATGCTTATTTTGGTATTAATTCTACTTTAGTATTCTGTTTTTTAAAGAGATTGGCCACACCTTGTACAGCAAAACTTTTTATTGAGAATATAATGAGCTGATTGTGTATCAAGTTGAAATTGTTATCAAGTGACTATTTCTGTTTCAATTGCATGTGCAAAGAATGCAACCAGGGTGGAGCAATGATGATAACTATTTCAACTATGCCAATGCTGGAAGTTGCTCTTGAAATTGTAACAGCCTTGCATAGTTTTTAAACAATCCTAATCCCTTGCCCTTGTCTGTTCCTCATCCCCGCAACTAGTGCAAACTAAGGTACACAATTCAGTAAGGTGTGAAAATACCTTAAGAGAATTTGGGTGAAGAAATATGCCAGTTACTCATTTATTGCctgaaggttatggggaaaagtagCAAGTGTAAATCAGGCAAAATATGTTGAATCTTTCCTGATGGTTGTATGTGTACGTGTTCCCTACAGGCGAAATTATAACCACATCTGGCAGGTGTTGATGTTTGCCCGTCGAGTGTTCTACAAGATTGATATCTTTAGTCCCTTGAATCCTGAAGCTGCAGTACTGTGAGTCCAAAACTTAAGTTGCTGTAAGATCACAACTGTAAGAGTGATTTTGTACCTGATGTTTATGGACAAAATTATAGTGGGTTGAATTTTAAAGAACGGGCTAATGATCTCTGTTCTGGAAATGACTGCGAAGTGATGGCACTCTCAACTGACCCTTCCAGCTATCAGCCATGCTTAACTGTATAAATGTATTTGAAAATTCTTGCCAATTTCATGACATCACAATAGTAATCATTACATTTGCAAAATTTAAGTTATTATTGTAGTGGTGATAAATATTTGTGTTTACAGCACCTTCCAGATTTGCAGCCAATTAATAACTGAATATTTGAAATATCAGGAGATAATGTTGGAAAGAAATGTGTAGGTTGTCTTGAAGTTTCCTTAAAATGTAATTTGAACAGTACTTAGAATATTGATGCACTTTCCTTCCCATATGAAGTGGCCTTAAAACTTTATGGATATTTGTCTGATCCTACACCTATTAGGTGCATGGCTAAAATGCTGCTAGTTATGTAAATGTGTTTGCACTGTTATTTAGCATTGCCACGCCATAACAACTTTGTGCACATCTTGAGATTTGTGAGTCTAATTAAAAACCTTGCAGAATATGGAAGGTGGTTAAAGATAAAGATGTGAATTGAAGGCTCAGAAGCAAGCCCCACAGTTTGAAGCCCGGTCCCTCATCATGTCTGCATCTTTCAATTGTTCTCAGGCTTAATTAGAAACCATTGCACTGATCAATCTGAAAATGTACCTTCCTTTCCAGATATGAAAAGGACATACATTTGTTCAAAAGCAAAGTAGTTGATAGTGTGAAACTATGCAACAGTCATCTCTTTGATCAACCCAAAATGGATGACCCTTATGCAATTAGGTGAGTTTGATTTAAATTTTAAGTTTTGAGACTAATTCTAATACCTTCCTATTAAACCAAAACTTGTTTGTATCCAACGTGCATTTGAAGTGTGTGCATAGTAGTTATAATTATTGACTTGTTCCTGTTATGTAGAAAGTTGATTTGATTTTGATCTACAAATGGCAAATTTACATGTGATTGTGTTATTAAATAACCAGATTTGTAGGAATTTTCCATCATGAACAATAAGTTGTAACTAAATTAAAGTGTCATTAACTCTTGCTCTGTTCTTTGCATGAATAAATTATTTGTACTGCcaataatattttttgaaatcaGCATTACATATAAATGGTTTGGGGAGTAATTTTGGCCTACTTGATGGACTAACATTGAACATCTGGCCTATTATTCTAGATAGCTAAAATAAGATTTTTGATGTTCCCTATTGCCTGAGGCACACATAATATAAGTGTTTGTTGAATAATTTTTATGGCACAATTTATTGTAATTATGTTTGAATTGTATCGTAATTAAAATTATAAACTTTGAATTAAGTCAATAAACAACTACTTGAACATTCTTTTTTTACTTTAAATTTGCTTTATAATGTTATTTTATGTAATACAAAAGTATTTTTGTGATGGGCTTTCCTCCACATTGCCTGATTATCTGCAGAGCAGATTGCTTGATAAcgtttagaactttattcctggtaattttttttttgttcggTTAAAATTTAAGTATACATCATAATGAGCAAATGATCTATCCTATGAGCCAAGAATAAAAATCTCCACCATTCTGCTCAACTTTGCAGTAATGTTGCAATTCTAATTGTTGCTGAGGATGGTGAAGACAGAATTTGCTTTGAATCCCAGATTAAGCAGGGTCATGGAAACCAGCAGTTCCACTTGTGATTGAAGTGAGCATTAATTCCTTTTGGCTATTAAGCCTCCATATGAACTAAATAGTTTCAGTTTTAGGGCTGAGAAATAAAATGGTCACTTGAAAAAGCTATTTGAAGGCTGTCAGTACTTGTAGAATCTCATGCCACCAAAGAGGTGCTGACTTTAAAGGAGATAAAAAAATTTGGATCATATGCAAAGTGAGAATTacatgtttttctttttttttaaaaaaaaaaataaaaattaccTGTTTCTTCCAAAGCTTTTCACCCTGGAATCCAGCAGTACATGAGGAAGCCAGAGAGAAGATGTTGACCCAAAAGGTACATTTCCTACATATATTGAAAACCCTTTTGTTACTAGCTAACGTGTCAGCCAGCCCACCCATTTCTCCTTCATAACTATCCTGTACAATCCTTGTCCTCAATCATGAACTCAATTTCGTGACACACAACTTCCAGTAATATTGAATGATTGCTGGAGAACAGGTGCTCATCTGCATTTCAATCAAAGCTTGTGCAAAGGTGTTCTGATTACAAGCAGTCATTTTTTGGCCTCATTGTACAATTGTGAATTGCCACTTAGAAAGATCTGATGTGTAACTAGCAGTTCCTTTTACTCCGTTTTCAATAGCAGTGCTGAAAAAATACTTTTCTGCTTTTTTGTCCTGACTTCCTTTTATTTTTGAGTTCAAGTATCATCTTGGACTTGATTCCTTTACTGTTCTACCTTACCCAACTTGTATCCAGGTTCAAACTTGTGCTGCCTAGTCCCCAAGCTGTTAAAGTCCCTCCTTTGGCTTCTATTACAGTCATTTTTAAGATGCCATTTTAAACTCGCTTTTTGTAGGTTGAACTTTTGGCCACTTGACTTGACCATCTCCCTGTATGGCTTGGAGTCTTATTCTGCTTAATTATCATGTTGTAGAATATCCAGTTACTATTTTGGAGGAGTCCTTGTTCACCTGAGTTTCTCTGACTATTCCATTGTTTATGGGAAAGCTGTTTGTCCCTCCCCCACTTTTAAACTAAACTTCTAACTTTCCTCTTCCACTACTTTAAGCTAGTTTAGTTTGATTTACGTACTTGCCAATCTTGTGCAATGCTTTAAGGATCTGGttataaaaaaaaaagtgatgCTGTTTTCCACCTTATTTGATATTCTGTGCAGTATTAAGTTTGGCATTGTGAGATGCATGGTtatgtttttttgttttctctTGCCTAGAGAAAACCTGAAGATCAGAACAAAAGCGTGCATGTGTCTGGTCTTTCCTGGGTAAAACCTGGTTCAACACAACCTTTCAGCAAGGATGAAAACACTGCACAAACCTAGTACATCTTATCAACGGCACGAGAGGCACTTTCTTTCTGTGAGGCATAATGGACCAGGTCAATTGAGATATAATATTTTCTTCCCCGTGTTGGTTCAGATGTTGGACTTTGTTTTAGCGGCAAcagtttaaaaacaaaatgcAGGAGATGGTGTTCCTTGCGCATAAATTATAAAGATTTTAAACTTTTGTTTAAATTCAACTTTTAACAAAGTTTGTTAAAACTTGCATTTTGGAGACCTCTACTACCTAGGTAATCTTGGCAATACAACTATTAATAATGTTGGGGTGGTTAACTGAATTGTGTGGTTCTTTCATAAAGATGTCACCATTTTTGTAATACTGCCATTATTATGTAGAAATGTTTTTCATGTTTCGGGGCTGGCCACTAGAGTTTTAAGATTTTGAGTTTGGACATTCAGTAATCATCCAGATCAACTATATTTTACATAGCGTATGACTATTTGCAGTTTTCATAAAATCACGGTTGAGTTTTCTAATGTAAATATTAGCATATATATTTTGTAAATAGCATTTTTGACCCTATAGTTAGCACTTTGAGATGAAATGGTGCTGAAAGTGACATCAGTTCATTGGACATGTATTTGAGTAGATTAATCTGTTAAAGAAACAGTGCGTTCAGTGGGGCCCCAAGCTTTGTAATTTTGGTGATCTTTATATAGTGTGTCTGAATCAGTTCAAAGAAGAATATTTCCTAGACATTCATGTTATAATTATCTTGTGCAATCAAGCAGCACATTGTGTAATAAAAGTGCTGTTTATTTGTGGTGGGGTCTATTAAAAGGTGAAATAGCTGCAGACCAACAAACTGATGTCATTATGGcttaaactttaaaataaaaacaaactaaAACTGCTGATTACTTTttaatgtttgtgtgtgtgtgtgtgtatgtatgtatgtacgtGGGCATACGAGTAACTACTTTTGGTAAATGCTGTCCCTTTCCATTTGAAGACTGTTTGGCTTTGATTGCCACTAGTGATAGTATTAGTtatttttgataaaatgcttacttGCATTGCAGTATGTGTATTTACCACCAGATGGCACAGTGGTGCAAATTCATTAGCTTTGGCTTCCGCTTACACACTCAGCTGTTAACCTTGAATGTTAATCTCTTTCGAGCATTTTGTTTGTGGGCTTTTCTTTCTCTAACCTGCTCTGGTTCTGTCTCTGATCACTTTTTTTGTCTTCCTGCATCAAACAATAACTAGCTTCTTTGTGTCTTACAGTGCATCTACCATAACCATCTCTGGTCTTGtaacttttgtgtttttttttgttctatgtCACTTCCACCAATTTAAAATGTAGATTAGTTCCAATCCTTCAATTTTCcccctcctacccccactgaaTATCCTTTTCATTCAAACAAATATGAAGGGTTTGAAAAAGAATTAACCGTAATCGCTTTCATGATTCCGCTTTTCCTCCTGAGCATTTTACTTCTCTATCCTGTTTTTGTCTGATATTATCTGCTGTAATCTATCCAGGAATTTGATCTGAACTCCATGTGCAATGTGATAGGAGTTTAGCCACTGTTTTAGTTAATGGATACCTTCACAGAAAATAAAGATAAAAGTTTGTAATTAAAGTATTATATAAAATGGCAGTGGTTTTGAAAACCTAAGTGGTGCCTCACACAGTGTTTTTGATACATGAATGACTGTATTTATCAAAGAATTACTAACTGCGGATATTgagtttgatttaaaaaaaacacaatatagaTTTTATAATGGCATTTACTATAACTCAAGTTACATGTACAAACTGGTCTTCAAGAGCAATATGAGCATTGGCTGCTTTCAGTATGCTGTAGAATCTTGAATGAACAAAGTCatcttaagaacataagaaatagacaGGAGTCAACTATTTGGTCCTTTTGTGCCTGCTTCCActatttgttgttgttgttaccaATCTTTTATAATGGCATGATTCCATATCCCTGGATTCCATTAATATTTAATAACTTATTCAGTGCCTTGTATGCCCAAGATGCAGGTAGCAGGATGTTTGCTATTtcgcaccccacccccccaccaaacTCCACAAGCACGTTCTGTAAGCATTGGAAAGAAAAATGTTCACTAGCCACTTGCATCTTAAAAACCACATCTATCCTAATGTTCTGAATGATCTTTAAACTGATAGAAAAAAAGTGCAGCTTATTTATTGCAACTTTTAAAGATCCTCCAAACACCAGCAGAATTTTTATTTCCCTAACCAGTGTTTACAATGGGGAATCAAATTTCTTTTCTATGGAATCTGGAGTCTTGTATTTTCAGCTAAATCAAATAAGCTGTAGCATAATCAGAGATGAGTACTGTGAATGCTTTTGAAAGTTTGACTGCAATATAACAAAAAATGGTAGAGGTTCAGATGGCTCACTGTCTGAAAAAGCAGGGATGGCTTAAATTCATCAGCAATGAAGAAGCAAATAAAACTGCACTTAAGGTTTGGTTTTTAAACATTGGATTTCTTTTGCCTCAAAGATTCTCACTCAACTTCATAGAAATTTTACTTCTAAATATAGTAATAGTCATTTGCGTTTTCATTCAGTTATAAAATTATAGATGTTTGCTTATTCCGAAATCAATTTCCTGAATTAGAAATTATGGGCAGTAACAAAACAGACTCTCATGCCAATGTTCAAGGTGAgacatggatttttaaaaaaaatgttggtgCAGGTGTCTTCTAAAAGACTAAATTCCATCAACTTTTACAGAAATAGAAAAACAAATTCTAGTAACCTGTTCTAAGATGTGTGATGTGACTGCTTGATCATAAACCATTTTCTAAATTAGTAACAGAAATTATTTTATAAAAGAATGTAGACACATACAAATGTTAAAACATCAGATTTCACAACTTTTACAGAGAAACAGCACAAAACATTTTAACAAATCAATTATAATTTAAATACTTCTGCAGATTAATAAGCTTTAAAACAAGTTGTTTTTTGACACACTTGTGGGGTCCCTGTTTAAAATAAGTATTGTAGTAATTCCATTTTATCTGGACTGAACTCACTGCAAACTACAATACAATAAACACCATAACCACTTAACTAAAATGATATCCTAAATTGAATATTCCTTAATCTTTTCAAAAGtttaaataaaattgtttttaATTGAGAAGTTATGTTCAAGGACTGATATTAAAATGTAAACCCAtctagccaaaattttactataGGCTTTTTGCATTGCTTTAAAAACCACCTTTGGGTATAGGCTATTTGAGACCTTTTTTAAATCTTAAGATGTTTTCAACTGATCTGAGCAACATGGTGATTTGCAATGTCAATGGTGCCCAATAAAATCTGGATGCTTTAATCCCAACCTATATTTTCTGTACTCATGACACAGCAATATAGATTGTGTATTTTCCTATTGAGTATCTCTTTTCACCAATTAAAGAATATGACTAATACAGATTGCTTACTTGCATACCAAAATATTTATATCTGGTTGAGATTTGTATTACTAAGGTAAGGTGAATGAAGCTGACCGGAATACTGAACTGAATACTGAAGGAATAACTGAATTAAGTTATTGTGAACCTGATTTCTTTGAACCATTAAAGAATTGATGACAACCCTTTCTCTTCTACTAAAACTATTTTATGCTAAGTAAAGAATAAGGTAGAATACACACTACTCAAACACTGAGGACAAAATAGTTGCAAAGTATCACTGATTTCCAATACAAGTGTCATGGGAAACTGACACTTCTACTGAATGTAAGGCAGGTGATTGGAAGTAATACCATACTCTtcttaaacaagagaaagtctgcagatgctggaaatccaagcaacacacaatgttgaagaaactcaacaggccaggcagtgtctatggaaacctgagcagtcgacattttgggctgagaccattcatcaggcttgaaggatcttggcctgaaatatcaactgtactctttttccatagatgctgtctggcctgctgagttcttccagcatat
This sequence is a window from Hemitrygon akajei chromosome 17, sHemAka1.3, whole genome shotgun sequence. Protein-coding genes within it:
- the aktip gene encoding AKT-interacting protein, with translation MNPFWIMSTSSARKKSDSEERSVSGEQKTSPPRSSASKKQLPSIPKNAVPVTKPISPITSTQSTNGTHASYGPFYLEYSLLAEFTLVVKQKLPGIYIQPSYGSALMWFGVIFIRHGLYQDGVFKFTIYIPDNYPDGECPRLMFDIPVFHPLVDPSTGELDVKRAFTKWRRNYNHIWQVLMFARRVFYKIDIFSPLNPEAAVLYEKDIHLFKSKVVDSVKLCNSHLFDQPKMDDPYAISFSPWNPAVHEEAREKMLTQKRKPEDQNKSVHVSGLSWVKPGSTQPFSKDENTAQT